One Acidobacteriota bacterium genomic window carries:
- a CDS encoding HD domain-containing phosphohydrolase → MESLKRDNQPLYNSRIINTFIKLIKIKYSYANVSELLNYAKIEPYQVEDEGHWFTQEQVDLFYERLVKLTRNENIAREAGRYSASPDAIGVMRQYILGLLGPLKVYEIVRKVASNFTKSSVYESKKISSNKIEITVTPYEGVNEKPFQCENRIGYFEAIALGFSSRLPRIEHPECLFKGGKVCRYIVSWKESQAVFWKKMRNYAALFFSAVCFGFYSMYSEVALFVALPVSIYLILLLTLYAKNIEKRELNAAINNIRDSTDKLLDQINVNYNSALLINEIGLALSKDINIDSILWKVIQILEKRLDYDRGMILLANKDKTRLEFRAGFGYTDDQLNILENASFHLDRPESRGVFVVSFREQKPFLINNIDEIEEDLSPRSVEFAKKMGARSFICCPITSEEESLGILAVDNIKTKRPLLQTDMNLLMGIAPEIGISIRNAMLMEAKERQFNSILQTLAASIDARDPLTAGHSEKVTEYAVGICYEMGMSKDYCEVIRVASLLHDYGKIGIRDDILKKKGKLNIEEYEEIKSHVEKTKNILEKIEFEGIYKKIPEIAGAHHEKANGSGYPKNLKGEEIPLGARIIAVADFFEAVTSKRHYRVAMPIDKAFKLLKENSSVHFDKEVVEAFIRYYNKEYNNRITYSVSLKK, encoded by the coding sequence ATGGAATCATTGAAGAGAGATAATCAACCTTTATACAACAGTAGAATAATAAATACATTTATCAAGCTTATTAAAATAAAATATAGTTATGCAAATGTTTCTGAATTGTTAAATTATGCAAAGATAGAGCCTTATCAGGTTGAAGATGAAGGACATTGGTTTACACAAGAACAAGTCGACCTATTCTATGAAAGGCTGGTAAAACTGACTCGAAACGAAAACATCGCAAGAGAAGCAGGCAGGTACTCAGCATCGCCAGATGCAATAGGGGTAATGAGACAGTATATCCTAGGTTTACTCGGCCCATTAAAAGTCTATGAGATAGTAAGAAAAGTTGCCTCTAATTTCACTAAATCATCAGTTTATGAATCAAAGAAGATAAGTTCCAACAAGATTGAAATAACTGTTACACCTTACGAGGGAGTTAACGAGAAACCCTTTCAGTGTGAAAATAGAATCGGATATTTTGAAGCCATTGCTTTGGGATTTAGCTCTCGGTTGCCGAGGATAGAACATCCTGAGTGTCTCTTCAAAGGAGGAAAGGTATGCCGTTACATTGTTTCTTGGAAAGAATCACAGGCTGTTTTCTGGAAAAAAATGAGAAATTATGCAGCTTTATTTTTCTCTGCAGTCTGCTTCGGTTTTTATTCCATGTATTCAGAGGTTGCACTTTTCGTGGCTTTACCAGTTTCGATTTATCTCATTTTACTATTGACCCTGTACGCTAAAAATATAGAAAAAAGGGAATTAAATGCTGCCATAAACAACATTAGAGATTCGACTGATAAACTTTTGGACCAGATTAATGTAAATTACAATAGTGCTCTTTTGATAAATGAGATAGGGCTTGCCCTTAGCAAGGATATAAACATTGATAGTATTTTATGGAAAGTTATACAAATATTAGAAAAACGGCTCGATTATGACCGGGGAATGATTCTTTTAGCAAATAAAGATAAGACAAGACTCGAGTTCAGAGCAGGCTTTGGATACACTGATGATCAATTGAATATCTTGGAAAATGCCAGTTTCCATTTAGATAGACCTGAATCAAGAGGAGTATTTGTTGTCTCTTTCCGTGAACAGAAACCTTTTTTGATAAATAACATAGATGAGATAGAAGAAGACCTTTCACCTCGTAGTGTTGAATTTGCAAAGAAAATGGGTGCAAGGTCTTTTATCTGCTGTCCCATAACCTCCGAGGAAGAGTCATTGGGAATCCTTGCAGTAGATAATATAAAAACGAAAAGACCATTGCTTCAGACCGATATGAATTTGCTCATGGGTATAGCACCTGAAATCGGGATAAGCATTCGTAATGCTATGCTTATGGAGGCTAAGGAGCGTCAATTTAACTCAATATTACAGACTTTAGCAGCAAGCATCGATGCCCGTGATCCACTGACTGCAGGACATTCTGAAAAGGTTACTGAATATGCTGTAGGAATATGTTATGAGATGGGTATGTCAAAGGATTACTGTGAAGTAATTCGAGTAGCTTCATTATTACATGACTATGGCAAAATAGGTATAAGGGATGATATCTTGAAAAAAAAGGGTAAGCTCAACATCGAAGAATATGAAGAAATAAAAAGTCATGTGGAAAAAACCAAAAACATATTGGAAAAGATAGAATTTGAAGGAATTTATAAAAAGATTCCTGAGATTGCAGGGGCTCATCACGAAAAAGCTAATGGAAGTGGCTACCCAAAAAATCTTAAAGGAGAAGAGATTCCCCTGGGAGCCAGAATAATAGCTGTGGCTGACTTTTTTGAAGCTGTAACATCAAAACGTCACTACCGGGTTGCAATGCCCATTGATAAAGCATTTAAACTTCTCAAAGAAAACAGTAGTGTGCACTTTGATAAAGAGGTTGTTGAGGCATTTATCAGGTACTATAATAAAGAATATAATAATAGAATTACCTACTCAGTTAGTCTTAAGAAATAA
- a CDS encoding methyltransferase domain-containing protein produces the protein MEEIEYLMESEEEAFRLDIKTDSEAVEKQALWAGIKPGMRVADICCGSGKTTFTLHKLVQPRGRAVGVDFSEKRIEYAKKHYGLKGIEFIRIDIRKPLKDLGMFDFIWVRFVLEYHLSESFHIVKNISNIVKPDGILCLIDLDYNCLTHFGLSKKLEKTLTDAIKNLEKKADFDPYAGRKLYSYLYNLGYQDIDVDVRAHNLIFGKLKERDAFNWMKKIEVISKKINFQPGKFKGGFEEFLEEFKRYFYNPGRFTYTPIICCRGRKPAI, from the coding sequence GTGGAAGAAATTGAATACCTGATGGAAAGCGAGGAAGAAGCTTTCCGTCTGGATATAAAAACAGATAGCGAAGCTGTTGAAAAACAGGCTCTCTGGGCTGGCATAAAACCAGGTATGCGTGTCGCTGATATCTGCTGTGGCTCAGGAAAAACTACATTTACGCTGCATAAACTGGTTCAACCCCGCGGGAGAGCAGTAGGAGTGGATTTTTCAGAAAAAAGAATTGAATATGCAAAAAAGCACTATGGCCTTAAAGGAATAGAATTTATACGTATAGATATACGGAAGCCCCTTAAAGACCTTGGAATGTTTGATTTCATCTGGGTGCGTTTTGTCCTTGAATATCACTTATCCGAAAGTTTTCATATAGTCAAGAACATATCCAACATTGTAAAACCAGATGGTATCTTGTGCCTCATCGATTTGGACTACAACTGTTTGACTCATTTCGGTCTTTCGAAAAAGTTAGAAAAAACCCTCACTGATGCAATAAAAAATTTAGAGAAAAAGGCAGATTTCGACCCGTATGCAGGAAGAAAACTCTATTCTTACCTCTATAACCTTGGTTACCAGGATATAGATGTGGACGTAAGAGCTCATAATCTTATATTCGGTAAATTGAAAGAAAGAGATGCCTTTAACTGGATGAAGAAGATTGAAGTTATCTCAAAAAAGATAAATTTTCAACCTGGAAAATTTAAAGGAGGATTCGAAGAGTTCCTCGAGGAATTTAAAAGATATTTTTATAACCCTGGACGATTCACTTACACTCCAATCATCTGTTGTCGGGGTCGTAAGCCTGCCATCTGA
- a CDS encoding S46 family peptidase has product MKRNRFIFFLSLLIFTIISFIFADEGMWLFNKPPTDYLKKKYGFEITSEWLKHVQLSSIRFGGASASFVSPDGVVLTNHHVGSGAIQNLSTKDRDLMKTGFYAKTKAEELKCPGVEIHVLMEIEDVTDLVNSVVTPQMTSSEANEAQQKKIASIEKECSEKTGLFCQVINLYSGGMFHLYKFKRYTDVRLVFAPEFPIAFFGGDPDNFTYPRYDLDVCFFRVYENDKPIKSPDYLKWSTEGVKEGELVFASGNPGSTGRLLTMTQLKYLRDFSYPYSIANLKRQRALLTEFSKKSEEHARIAQRSLFGVENSLKAITGYQSGLLDEKIMEKKQKEEKAFREEINKDSEMQKEFGKAWDEIEKAQKSLVTFYKSLSLLERAGGFRTTYFRIAKTLVRIAMEKPKPNEERLREFRESNLPSITRSILSQAPIYDELEVVTLTNSLAQLKEECTEYPELTEKIFKGRSAEEVANELIKGTKLKDVEERKKYIDGGIEAVNKSEDPMIKLALLIDPVSRELRDRYEKEVESVETKNGALIAKAMFKLRGTSIPPDATGTLRLSFGPVKSYVEDGKKIHFQTTYRGLYEWADKHGNKPPWELPKSFIEKKSALNLDVPLNFVSTLDSIGGNSGSPVINTKAELVGVLFDGNIQSLPNRFVYTDEIARSVMVHSQGIIEALIKVYGAFELVDEIIGKK; this is encoded by the coding sequence ATGAAAAGAAACAGGTTCATATTTTTTCTTTCTCTCCTTATTTTTACCATTATATCCTTCATATTTGCTGATGAAGGAATGTGGTTATTCAACAAACCTCCGACTGATTATCTCAAGAAAAAATATGGGTTTGAAATTACATCCGAATGGCTGAAACATGTCCAGCTTTCCTCCATTCGCTTTGGAGGAGCCTCTGCTTCTTTTGTCTCTCCAGATGGGGTTGTTCTTACTAACCATCATGTTGGCTCTGGTGCAATTCAGAATCTAAGCACAAAAGATAGAGATTTGATGAAGACAGGTTTCTATGCAAAGACAAAAGCAGAAGAGCTTAAATGCCCAGGAGTAGAAATACATGTTCTGATGGAAATTGAGGATGTGACTGATTTAGTAAACAGCGTAGTAACTCCTCAGATGACATCTTCGGAGGCAAATGAAGCCCAGCAGAAAAAGATTGCTTCGATTGAAAAAGAATGCTCTGAAAAAACAGGTCTTTTCTGCCAGGTAATAAACCTTTACTCCGGTGGTATGTTTCATCTTTATAAGTTTAAGCGTTACACAGATGTGCGTCTTGTTTTTGCACCAGAATTTCCAATTGCCTTTTTTGGAGGAGACCCTGATAATTTTACATACCCTCGATATGATTTGGATGTTTGCTTCTTCAGGGTTTATGAGAATGATAAACCGATAAAATCACCTGATTATCTTAAATGGTCCACAGAAGGGGTGAAAGAAGGAGAGCTTGTTTTTGCTTCAGGTAACCCTGGTTCCACTGGCCGCTTACTCACAATGACTCAACTTAAATATCTTCGTGATTTTAGTTATCCATATTCAATTGCAAACCTGAAACGTCAGAGAGCTCTCTTAACTGAGTTCAGCAAAAAGAGTGAAGAACATGCCCGTATTGCTCAGAGAAGTTTATTCGGAGTTGAAAATAGTTTAAAGGCTATAACTGGTTATCAGTCTGGACTCCTTGATGAAAAAATCATGGAAAAGAAACAGAAGGAAGAAAAAGCCTTTAGAGAAGAAATCAATAAAGACTCTGAAATGCAAAAAGAATTTGGTAAAGCCTGGGACGAGATTGAGAAAGCCCAGAAAAGCCTTGTTACATTTTACAAGTCCCTTTCATTGTTAGAACGGGCAGGAGGATTCCGCACAACATATTTTCGAATTGCAAAAACCCTCGTTCGAATAGCAATGGAAAAACCGAAGCCAAATGAGGAAAGGCTAAGAGAATTTAGAGAATCAAACCTTCCTTCAATTACAAGAAGTATCCTATCCCAAGCTCCCATATACGATGAACTTGAAGTTGTAACTCTAACGAATTCGTTGGCTCAACTGAAAGAGGAATGTACTGAGTATCCAGAGTTGACAGAAAAGATTTTCAAAGGTCGTTCAGCAGAAGAAGTTGCAAATGAATTGATCAAAGGAACTAAGCTGAAAGATGTAGAAGAAAGAAAGAAATACATCGATGGAGGTATTGAAGCTGTAAATAAATCAGAGGATCCGATGATAAAACTTGCTTTATTGATTGACCCTGTTTCAAGAGAATTACGCGATAGATATGAAAAGGAAGTTGAGAGTGTTGAGACAAAGAACGGTGCATTGATTGCAAAAGCAATGTTTAAACTTAGAGGGACTTCAATTCCTCCTGATGCAACTGGAACTTTGAGATTAAGCTTCGGACCAGTTAAGAGCTATGTCGAAGATGGAAAGAAAATTCATTTTCAAACAACATACAGAGGATTATATGAATGGGCTGATAAGCATGGAAATAAACCTCCATGGGAATTGCCAAAAAGTTTCATTGAGAAAAAATCTGCATTAAACCTTGATGTGCCTTTAAATTTTGTATCAACTCTGGATTCAATTGGGGGGAATTCAGGAAGTCCTGTGATAAATACAAAAGCTGAGCTTGTTGGAGTGCTTTTTGATGGAAACATTCAATCACTGCCAAATCGCTTTGTATACACAGATGAAATTGCCCGTTCTGTAATGGTTCATTCTCAGGGAATTATCGAAGCCCTTATCAAAGTGTATGGTGCTTTTGAGTTAGTTGATGAGATTATAGGGAAAAAATAA
- a CDS encoding ABC transporter permease, which produces MKKLFHIIKREYLKIVKRKTFLISTVLTPLIMGALIYLPTYVAKISEEKQKNIFIIDNSKQIFSDLKLKLDRRLKDSSPAYKLEKIDSENKESTKENLKKLVEKDEIFAFIILPEDIIIKRYAEFYAKNVSDLKTINEIEDKLSNIISEKTLLSEGMNPEKVRLLIRKVSMKTVKIAKGEEKKSGFMSEYLGSIFFITILLTMILGYGQVIMNGVLEEKNNRIIEIMLSSVSSFQLMAGKIIGIGAAGITQLLIWISVAIYLLGGSSFLMKGMQVGFLDFSTMIYFTIFFLLGYFLYSTMFAAIGAISGTLHEAQQLMAPITYFLIIPFILGIAVAQNPNTMLATLFSLFPLFTPTLMFMRITFTPPPGIQIFISIVLLMIATLFTTWVSAKIFRTGILMYGKRPNFKEILRWIKAK; this is translated from the coding sequence ATGAAAAAGCTTTTTCATATAATAAAAAGAGAGTACCTTAAGATTGTTAAAAGAAAGACCTTCCTCATCAGCACTGTATTAACCCCTTTAATCATGGGCGCTCTTATCTACCTTCCAACTTATGTGGCGAAAATTTCTGAGGAAAAACAGAAAAATATTTTTATAATAGATAATTCAAAACAAATCTTTTCTGATTTAAAGTTAAAGCTTGATAGAAGGCTAAAAGATAGTTCTCCTGCCTATAAACTTGAAAAAATTGACTCTGAAAACAAAGAGAGTACGAAAGAAAATTTAAAAAAATTGGTTGAAAAAGATGAAATATTTGCCTTCATAATACTTCCTGAAGATATAATTATTAAAAGATATGCAGAATTCTATGCAAAAAATGTATCAGACCTCAAAACAATAAACGAAATTGAAGATAAACTCTCAAACATCATCTCAGAAAAAACTCTTCTCTCTGAGGGAATGAACCCTGAAAAAGTGAGATTATTGATAAGAAAAGTTAGTATGAAAACTGTAAAAATTGCAAAAGGAGAAGAAAAGAAATCCGGTTTTATGTCAGAATACCTCGGCTCCATATTCTTCATAACAATTCTTCTCACAATGATATTGGGATACGGTCAGGTAATAATGAACGGAGTTCTGGAGGAAAAAAACAACAGAATAATTGAAATAATGCTATCTTCTGTCAGTTCATTCCAGCTTATGGCTGGTAAAATCATAGGAATTGGCGCTGCCGGTATAACTCAGCTTTTAATCTGGATAAGCGTTGCCATCTATCTTTTAGGAGGAAGTTCATTTTTAATGAAAGGGATGCAGGTTGGTTTCCTTGATTTCTCCACGATGATTTATTTCACAATTTTCTTCCTGCTTGGATACTTCCTCTATTCAACAATGTTTGCCGCTATTGGTGCCATCTCAGGAACTCTCCATGAAGCCCAACAACTCATGGCTCCGATAACTTACTTTTTAATAATTCCTTTTATCTTAGGAATCGCAGTAGCCCAGAATCCAAACACCATGCTTGCAACGCTCTTTTCCCTTTTTCCACTGTTCACTCCCACTCTTATGTTCATGAGAATTACATTTACACCTCCTCCTGGTATTCAGATTTTTATTTCAATTGTTCTTTTGATGATCGCTACTCTTTTCACTACATGGGTTTCTGCAAAGATATTCAGAACCGGAATATTGATGTATGGGAAAAGGCCAAATTTTAAAGAAATCCTAAGATGGATAAAAGCAAAATGA
- a CDS encoding Mut7-C RNAse domain-containing protein, translating into MDFVFSIIFIVVGEKEQIKFVVDCMLGKLAKWMRILGFDVVYFKTANDEEILKLCLNEGRIILTRDRNLFNIAKKSRAFLVKSDQWEEQAKEVIDNYNLWDKISPFSRCLNCNYPLKIIEKSSAKNLVPPFPYETFDEFAVCPECGKTYWPGTHFDVMRLKITKLINDN; encoded by the coding sequence TTGGATTTTGTTTTTTCAATAATATTTATTGTTGTGGGAGAGAAAGAACAAATTAAATTTGTTGTTGACTGCATGCTTGGAAAGCTTGCAAAATGGATGAGAATACTTGGATTTGATGTTGTTTATTTTAAAACAGCAAACGATGAAGAAATATTAAAATTGTGTCTTAATGAAGGAAGAATTATTCTGACAAGGGATAGAAATCTTTTCAACATTGCAAAAAAATCAAGGGCTTTTTTAGTAAAATCAGACCAATGGGAGGAGCAGGCAAAGGAAGTAATTGATAATTATAATCTGTGGGATAAAATCTCTCCTTTCTCAAGATGTCTAAATTGTAATTATCCTCTTAAAATAATAGAGAAATCTTCAGCAAAAAACCTCGTTCCTCCTTTTCCCTATGAAACTTTCGATGAATTTGCTGTATGTCCTGAATGTGGAAAAACATACTGGCCTGGAACCCATTTTGATGTCATGCGCCTAAAAATAACAAAGCTTATAAATGATAATTGA
- a CDS encoding ATP-binding cassette domain-containing protein gives MQENGMSIEISNVSKRFGDLQAVSNISLQIPKGSVYGILGPNGAGKTTTIRMILNIISPDEGEIKIMGESMNEEMKNAIGYLPEERGLYPKMKVKELLIYFAQLKGINYSKALKNSEYWLAKVELLSWKENKVEELSKGMQQKLQFIITLIHEPEIIILDEPFAGLDPINTEVLKDIMLDLKRGGKTILFSTHLMEHAEKLCDYVTLINKGKKMIDGKLSDIKAMFGKNILVLEFEGDGNSLKTLPGVRRYYDFGKWVELELDEKADVNFILRKSMDTVNLRKFDIVEPSLNNIFIKVVKGENQ, from the coding sequence ATGCAGGAAAATGGAATGAGCATCGAAATTTCAAACGTTTCCAAAAGGTTCGGAGACCTTCAGGCAGTTTCAAACATTTCTCTTCAGATACCAAAAGGCTCAGTATATGGAATTCTCGGTCCTAATGGAGCTGGAAAAACCACAACGATAAGAATGATACTTAACATCATATCTCCTGACGAGGGCGAAATAAAAATAATGGGAGAATCCATGAACGAAGAAATGAAGAATGCAATAGGATACCTTCCGGAAGAAAGAGGACTATACCCAAAAATGAAGGTCAAAGAACTCCTCATATACTTTGCCCAGTTGAAGGGAATAAATTACTCAAAAGCTTTAAAGAACTCCGAGTACTGGCTCGCTAAAGTTGAACTTCTTTCATGGAAAGAAAATAAAGTGGAAGAACTCTCAAAAGGAATGCAGCAGAAACTTCAGTTTATTATTACATTGATTCATGAGCCTGAAATTATAATTCTTGATGAGCCCTTTGCTGGACTAGATCCGATTAACACTGAAGTTCTTAAAGATATTATGCTTGACCTAAAGAGAGGAGGTAAAACAATCCTTTTTTCAACCCATCTGATGGAACATGCAGAAAAGCTATGCGATTATGTTACTCTAATAAATAAAGGAAAGAAGATGATCGATGGAAAATTATCAGACATAAAAGCCATGTTCGGGAAAAATATTCTTGTTCTTGAATTTGAAGGAGATGGAAATTCCCTCAAAACTCTCCCGGGTGTTAGAAGATATTACGATTTTGGAAAATGGGTTGAACTTGAACTGGATGAAAAAGCTGATGTCAATTTCATTCTAAGGAAATCTATGGATACAGTAAATTTGAGAAAGTTCGATATTGTTGAGCCATCATTAAATAATATATTCATAAAGGTGGTAAAAGGAGAAAACCAATGA
- a CDS encoding adenosine-specific kinase has product MEIKTVRIQKPDDMNFILGQSHFIKTVEDLYEILVSSMPGIRFGIAFAESSGPCLIRIAGNDDELIELAKTNCLNIGCGHAFIIFLKNAFPINVLNAVKNCQEVCNIYCATANPVGVIIAETEEGRGILGVIDGQKSKGIESEEDINKRKEFLRKIGYKS; this is encoded by the coding sequence ATGGAGATAAAAACAGTAAGAATTCAAAAACCGGATGATATGAATTTTATCTTAGGTCAATCGCATTTTATAAAAACCGTTGAAGACCTTTATGAAATACTTGTATCTTCAATGCCTGGAATAAGATTTGGAATTGCTTTTGCAGAATCCTCAGGGCCCTGTCTTATAAGAATTGCCGGGAATGACGATGAACTAATTGAACTCGCAAAAACGAACTGTTTGAATATAGGATGCGGACACGCTTTCATCATATTTTTAAAAAATGCCTTTCCGATTAATGTTTTGAATGCTGTAAAAAACTGTCAGGAAGTCTGTAATATCTATTGTGCCACTGCAAACCCAGTGGGAGTGATAATTGCTGAAACTGAAGAGGGTAGGGGAATACTGGGCGTTATAGATGGGCAAAAATCGAAAGGAATTGAGTCAGAGGAAGATATTAATAAAAGAAAAGAATTTCTTCGAAAGATTGGCTATAAATCATAG
- a CDS encoding radical SAM protein, with the protein MKKLLLINPVGQRTGYLLSKLSTLPPLNLAYIAAVTPSTWDVEIVDENFNKFEFEEADLVGITAFTSNINRAYEIARIYRERKIKVIMGGIHASMIPEEALQYADAVVVGEGERIWERVIQDFENNTLLPKYIGPQVDLTQFKITPRRDLLDPKYYWQSVQTSRGCPFNCNFCSVSKYLGKEFRQRKTRDILDELEEIKDEHIVFVDDNLIGYSQESKKRAIELFEGMINRGIRKKWWMQASINVADDELVIKLAAESGCIFVFIGFETINKTILNKMKKGINLKTGVENYKKVVDTLHKYGIGVLGAFIIGNDYESPQYYKELADFLVNSGISSVQITVLTPLPGTNLMEQIQKEERLIYKDFPHDWDKYRFSYMVHQPQGVDIDTIYIGNNYIKDRIYSFPTYQFRLLKSLYKLKNISNFYTIYKFNQALKRNWINSHYYGKYPRKFKSQLSFNNLEI; encoded by the coding sequence GTGAAAAAACTTTTATTAATAAACCCAGTAGGACAAAGAACTGGTTATCTATTAAGCAAACTCTCCACATTACCACCATTAAACTTGGCCTACATAGCTGCAGTAACTCCTTCTACCTGGGATGTCGAAATAGTGGATGAGAATTTTAATAAATTTGAGTTTGAGGAAGCAGATTTAGTAGGCATTACTGCCTTTACCAGTAATATCAACAGAGCTTATGAAATTGCCCGGATTTACCGGGAGCGGAAAATCAAAGTAATCATGGGAGGAATTCATGCATCTATGATTCCAGAGGAAGCCTTGCAGTATGCTGATGCAGTTGTGGTTGGCGAGGGAGAGCGTATCTGGGAAAGGGTAATTCAGGATTTTGAGAATAACACGCTGTTACCCAAATATATAGGCCCTCAAGTTGATTTGACTCAATTCAAAATCACTCCTCGTCGTGATTTGCTTGACCCTAAATATTATTGGCAATCTGTCCAAACTTCTCGTGGCTGTCCGTTTAATTGTAATTTCTGCTCGGTTTCCAAATATCTGGGTAAAGAGTTCCGTCAACGTAAAACTAGAGACATCCTGGATGAGCTCGAAGAAATAAAAGATGAACATATAGTATTCGTGGATGATAATCTTATTGGCTATAGCCAGGAGAGTAAAAAAAGGGCAATCGAATTATTTGAAGGTATGATAAATCGTGGGATAAGAAAAAAGTGGTGGATGCAGGCTTCAATTAATGTAGCTGACGATGAACTAGTGATCAAATTAGCAGCTGAGAGTGGCTGTATATTTGTATTCATTGGATTTGAAACTATTAACAAGACAATACTTAACAAAATGAAAAAAGGGATTAACCTGAAAACTGGTGTAGAAAACTATAAAAAAGTAGTAGATACATTACATAAATATGGAATTGGAGTGTTGGGTGCATTTATCATCGGCAATGACTATGAGTCCCCTCAATACTATAAAGAATTGGCGGATTTCTTGGTTAATTCTGGCATCAGTAGCGTCCAGATTACTGTACTTACTCCCCTTCCTGGCACCAATTTAATGGAGCAAATACAAAAAGAGGAACGGTTAATCTACAAAGATTTCCCTCATGATTGGGATAAATACCGCTTCTCTTATATGGTTCATCAGCCGCAAGGAGTGGATATAGATACTATATATATCGGAAACAATTATATAAAAGACCGTATTTATTCCTTCCCCACATACCAATTCCGACTCCTTAAATCCCTTTATAAACTAAAAAACATTTCTAACTTCTATACTATCTACAAATTTAACCAAGCCCTTAAAAGGAATTGGATTAATTCCCATTATTACGGAAAATATCCAAGAAAATTTAAAAGCCAATTGAGCTTTAACAATCTGGAGATATAA
- the plsY gene encoding glycerol-3-phosphate 1-O-acyltransferase PlsY, which produces MNEIMFILLVAITSYLAGSFPTSIIMGKLLRSIDIRNYGSGNPGGANTFRVLGWKAGIAVLVIDVFKGFAATHWFSKIALNQIPSTYLVPIQILAGFSAVLGHSFTIFAGFRGGKGIATGAGILISLFPLIIPFCGLIFFSILVLTGYVSLSSIGASISFPILTTTLYLMGKPVDSTFLVFSFFIPFFILFTHRNNIKRLLSGTEIRSVKLMIFKPKEK; this is translated from the coding sequence ATGAATGAAATAATGTTTATCCTTCTTGTAGCAATAACAAGTTATCTTGCAGGCTCTTTCCCGACAAGTATTATAATGGGAAAGCTTTTAAGAAGTATTGACATAAGAAATTATGGAAGTGGAAATCCAGGTGGAGCAAACACCTTTAGAGTTTTAGGTTGGAAAGCAGGAATTGCAGTCTTAGTAATTGATGTTTTCAAAGGGTTTGCTGCAACCCATTGGTTCTCAAAAATTGCTTTGAATCAAATTCCCTCTACCTATTTAGTCCCAATTCAAATATTAGCAGGATTTTCTGCTGTTCTGGGACATAGCTTTACAATCTTTGCCGGGTTTAGAGGTGGAAAAGGCATTGCCACTGGTGCTGGAATACTCATATCTCTTTTTCCGTTAATAATTCCATTTTGCGGTTTAATATTTTTTTCGATTTTAGTTCTTACAGGTTATGTTTCTTTGAGTTCGATTGGAGCTTCTATCTCTTTTCCCATTCTTACAACGACTCTTTATCTCATGGGGAAACCTGTAGATTCGACATTTCTTGTCTTCAGCTTCTTTATCCCATTTTTTATTCTTTTTACGCATAGAAATAACATCAAAAGACTTCTTTCAGGAACTGAAATTCGTTCAGTCAAATTAATGATTTTTAAGCCAAAGGAAAAGTAG
- a CDS encoding DUF488 domain-containing protein produces the protein MNSIEILPQKNTRIRRNFRIVEIWDIGHSTLTIEDFIRKLIKNNIQLLVDIRRFPGSKKFPHFFKDSLKNFLSERRIDYLWLGNELGGFRKGGYEKWTETSEFKKGIEMLEQIAAEKRTAFMCAEGYYMRCHRRFIIKILEEKGWTIHHI, from the coding sequence ATGAACTCTATAGAAATTTTACCGCAGAAGAACACTAGAATTAGAAGAAATTTCAGAATAGTGGAAATCTGGGATATAGGGCATTCGACCTTAACGATTGAAGATTTTATTAGAAAACTTATTAAAAATAATATTCAGCTCCTTGTAGATATAAGGAGATTTCCTGGGTCAAAAAAATTTCCCCATTTTTTTAAAGACTCACTGAAAAATTTTCTTTCAGAAAGGAGAATTGATTATCTCTGGCTTGGAAATGAGCTTGGCGGGTTCAGAAAAGGAGGATATGAAAAGTGGACAGAAACTTCTGAATTTAAAAAAGGAATTGAAATGCTTGAACAGATTGCTGCTGAAAAAAGAACAGCTTTTATGTGCGCTGAGGGGTATTACATGCGCTGCCATCGTAGATTCATCATAAAGATTCTAGAGGAAAAAGGATGGACAATACACCATATTTAG